The genomic interval TCTGGGCCTGGGCGGGCTGGTTGGCAGTGGCCGCACCGAAATTGCCCGCGTGCTGTTCGGCATCACCCAGCCTGACACGGGAACGGTCACGCTGCAAGGCCAGCCCCTGCAGGTGCGCAAGCCGGGTGACGCCATGCGCTGCGGTATCGCCTATGTATCGGAAGACCGGCTGGGCCAAAGCCTGGTGATGGACTTTTCCATTTTGCGCAACGCCACGCTGACGGTGCTGCCCGACGTGACGCACAACGGCCTGGTGCAGCGGGAGCGCGAGCTGTCGGTGGTTAAGCCCCACCTGGACCGCATGCGCCTGCGCTTCCATTCGTTTGACCAGGCGGTGAGCACGCTGTCGGGCGGCAACCAGCAAAAGGTGGTGCTGAGCAAATGGTTGGCCACCGAGCCTACCGTGCTCATCCTCGACGAGCCGACCCAGGGCGTGGATGTGCAGACCAAGGCGGAAGTGCACGCCATGATCGCCAACCTGGCGAGCAAGGGCATGGCGATCATTCTGATTTCATCCGAGATGCCGGAGCTGCTGGGCATGAGCCACCGCATCGTGGTACTGCGCGAAGGGCAGGTGGCCGCACGCTTCGAGCGGGGCGAGGCGACGCAGGAAAAGGTGATTTACGCGGCCACCCACGTGGTCCAGAGCCCGGCAGATTCCATTGCCGCAGTGCAGCCAGCCGAACCCTCTGCGGTCCACCCGCCGCACCCGTTTCTGGAAAGCCTGAAGCAACTGCTGGTGCGCCGCGAGCTGGGCCTGGTGGCCGTAATGCTGGCGGTGATCATGCCGGTGTGGTTCGTCAACCCGCGCATCCTCAGTGCCACCAACCTCACCGCCTTGTCCATGGACGCAGGTCTGCTGACCATCGTGGCGGCAGCCCAGATGCTGGTGCTGCTGACCCGCAACATCGATCTGTCGGTGGCTTCCGTGATGGGCTTGTCGGCCTACGTGGCCGCTTCGCTGATGAAGCTGCACCCGGAGTGGGGCGCAGCTACCGCCGTGGCTGCGGCAGCGGGTGTCGGCCTGGTGTGCGGCCTGGTCAATGGCCTGGTGGTCAGCCGGGGTGGCCTGCCTGCCATCGTCGTGACCCTCGGCAGCTTGTCGATCTTTCGGGGCATCAACAGTTTGCTGGCCAGTGGCAAGCAGATCAGTGCCGACCAGGTGCCACCGTCCTGGCTGGACCTGACGGCCCACACCTTCCTGGGCGTACCGGCCCTGGCGCTGATCGCCGTGGGCATTTTGGGGGGGATTGCCGTACTGCTGCGCTCCTGGTCGGCAGGGCGCGACCTGTTTGCCATCGGCTCGAATCCGCAGGGGGCGGCGCTGATCGGCATTCCCATTCAGCAGCGCATTCTGGCGGCGTTCGCCATCTCCGGCCTGCTGGCCGGGGTGGCCGGGGCACTCTGGGCTTCGCGCTACGCCACCATCGATAGCCGCACCGCTTTTGGCTACGAGCTGACCGTGATTGCGGCGGTCGTGGTGGGTGGGGTGGCCATCCGGGGCGGCTCGGGCACGGTGTTGGGTGTGGTGCTGGGGGCCTTGTCGCTGCTGGTGATACGCAACGCATTGACCCTGCTGCGGGTCGACCCGCTGTGGGTGCAGGGGGTGTACGGGCTGGTGATCCTGGGGGCCATCGTGCTCGACTCCGTGGTTGCCAAGCGCGCCGTGGAAAGCCGCAAAAACCAACGCCGGAGAACCGCATGAACCCCAACAACATGACACACCAATCACCCTGGGCCGCACTGGCGAGCTGGGAGGGCTTTCTGCTTCTCATCCTGTTTTGTGTATCTGCCTATGGTGCCATCGCCGTACCTGGTTTTCTGTCGGTCTTCAATCTGTCCCAGGCCGCGGCGGGCATGGCCGAAAAGGCCTTGCTGGTGCTGCCCATGGTGCTGCTGATCATTGCCCGTGAGATCGACCTGTCGGTAGCCAGCATCCTGGCGCTGTGCAGCGTGGTGCTGGGCGTGCTGATCCGTGCCGATGTGTCCCTGGTGCTGGCCATCGCAGCTACCTTGACCGTGGGGGCCGTGGCGGGTGCGTTCAACGGCTGGCTGGTCACGGCTCTGAACCTGCCGTCGCTGGTGGTGACGCTGGGCACGATGGCGCTGTTTCGCGGCATCAGCTACATGGTTCTGGGCACGGATTCAGTCAGCGAATTGCCTGCATCCTTGGCTGCATTCGGGGCCGACAACATCCTGGGCGACACGCTTCCGTGGGTGGTGGTGCCGTTTCTGCTGTTGGCACCGGTGTTTGCCGTGGCCTTGCAAAAGATGCCCATCGGTCGGCGCATCTACGCTATCGGCGGCAGCC from Comamonadaceae bacterium OS-1 carries:
- the btuD_2 gene encoding vitamin B12 import ATP-binding protein BtuD translates to MKQEHLKEFEAEPPQAKVVMGLSGAGKTFGGTVALDDVTFDLRAGEVLVLLGENGAGKSTCVKMLAGVHRPSRGHLHIDGVPVELKSPSDAQRLGIAVMHQHPGLFPDLTITENLFIGRQLRGPMGLLDTRAMAREAARVLDVVGLSQPPDTPLSRLRISEQQLVEIAKALIVKARVLIMDEPTAALSTREVDRLFAVVDQLRLAGVAMMFVGHRMDEVYTVADRIAVVRDGRLVEVAAVADMPQPRALALMVGRPMTELYPDLSPPQAEEILQVRQLGRSGEFSDVSFTLRRGEILGLGGLVGSGRTEIARVLFGITQPDTGTVTLQGQPLQVRKPGDAMRCGIAYVSEDRLGQSLVMDFSILRNATLTVLPDVTHNGLVQRERELSVVKPHLDRMRLRFHSFDQAVSTLSGGNQQKVVLSKWLATEPTVLILDEPTQGVDVQTKAEVHAMIANLASKGMAIILISSEMPELLGMSHRIVVLREGQVAARFERGEATQEKVIYAATHVVQSPADSIAAVQPAEPSAVHPPHPFLESLKQLLVRRELGLVAVMLAVIMPVWFVNPRILSATNLTALSMDAGLLTIVAAAQMLVLLTRNIDLSVASVMGLSAYVAASLMKLHPEWGAATAVAAAAGVGLVCGLVNGLVVSRGGLPAIVVTLGSLSIFRGINSLLASGKQISADQVPPSWLDLTAHTFLGVPALALIAVGILGGIAVLLRSWSAGRDLFAIGSNPQGAALIGIPIQQRILAAFAISGLLAGVAGALWASRYATIDSRTAFGYELTVIAAVVVGGVAIRGGSGTVLGVVLGALSLLVIRNALTLLRVDPLWVQGVYGLVILGAIVLDSVVAKRAVESRKNQRRRTA
- the araH gene encoding L-arabinose transport system permease protein AraH, with protein sequence MNPNNMTHQSPWAALASWEGFLLLILFCVSAYGAIAVPGFLSVFNLSQAAAGMAEKALLVLPMVLLIIAREIDLSVASILALCSVVLGVLIRADVSLVLAIAATLTVGAVAGAFNGWLVTALNLPSLVVTLGTMALFRGISYMVLGTDSVSELPASLAAFGADNILGDTLPWVVVPFLLLAPVFAVALQKMPIGRRIYAIGGSPDAAIYSGISVNRLRFGMFLLCGVVCAIASVVLTARLSNARANNGLGFELDVITIALLGGVNVFGGRGKMTGVVLALLLVTVLRNLLGLQQIGGDAQGVAIGVLLIFSLLLNNSMGKLVGSRPHRWLANTLAGATAKATDRPS